The Leucobacter rhizosphaerae genome includes a region encoding these proteins:
- a CDS encoding cupin domain-containing protein produces MDRNPRPVHVKLSELTPVDAETAPTRVRIRRIITRAEHQSELTQGVCWMDPGEQTNRWSSRETFDRSEAEHWYGPVDETYYIIRGRLRLTWDEGVFELGPDDTVYLAPGWTYHLENVGDEPAFFVYNMTPAQE; encoded by the coding sequence ATGGACCGAAACCCTCGCCCCGTCCACGTCAAGCTGAGCGAGCTCACCCCCGTCGACGCGGAGACCGCACCGACGCGGGTGCGCATCCGCCGCATCATCACCCGCGCCGAGCACCAGAGCGAGCTCACGCAAGGGGTGTGCTGGATGGATCCTGGCGAGCAGACGAACCGCTGGTCGAGCCGCGAGACCTTCGACCGCTCGGAGGCCGAGCACTGGTACGGGCCGGTCGACGAGACGTACTACATCATCCGAGGCCGGCTGCGGCTGACCTGGGACGAGGGCGTCTTCGAGCTCGGGCCGGATGACACGGTGTACCTCGCGCCCGGGTGGACGTACCACCTGGAGAACGTGGGGGACGAGCCCGCGTTCTTCGTCTACAACATGACGCCGGCGCAGGAGTGA
- a CDS encoding TetR/AcrR family transcriptional regulator — MDRSEPRMPHMVDEDERRREISEATLRITEQRGASAVTIRAVADELGRSTAFVTNYVPSRAQLMFNALDHARDLWVNERDEATRRTSGVSRLVELSRWMCQTGTHDTALRSLWIEVIAGSGEEMKVVTDLTDDTCAEFHESASAAGLERAAEIADILYLYARGFHVKNVEDPANWNDVRVGRALEVLLTSLLTEPS; from the coding sequence TTGGACAGGAGTGAACCACGGATGCCTCACATGGTCGACGAAGATGAACGCCGTCGAGAGATTTCTGAGGCAACACTCCGAATCACCGAACAGCGGGGCGCCAGTGCCGTCACCATTCGTGCGGTCGCCGACGAACTCGGCCGGTCCACCGCCTTCGTGACGAACTACGTGCCGAGTCGAGCCCAGCTCATGTTCAACGCGCTGGATCACGCTCGCGACCTCTGGGTGAATGAAAGAGACGAGGCCACCCGGCGAACGAGCGGTGTCTCCCGACTAGTCGAACTCTCGCGGTGGATGTGTCAGACGGGCACGCACGACACCGCGCTCCGCAGTCTGTGGATCGAGGTCATCGCAGGGTCCGGAGAAGAGATGAAAGTCGTCACCGATCTGACGGACGATACTTGTGCAGAGTTCCACGAGAGTGCCTCCGCAGCGGGTCTCGAACGTGCCGCCGAAATCGCAGACATCCTCTACCTGTATGCGCGCGGTTTTCACGTCAAGAACGTCGAGGACCCGGCGAACTGGAATGATGTGCGCGTGGGCCGTGCCCTTGAGGTGCTTCTCACCAGCCTTCTCACCGAGCCGAGCTAG